The window TCTCTTTGTTGAATTGGTCCGCGGCCCAGCGCATGGCCACGCGGCAGCAGACGAGCGTCACGAGCACCACCGGCGGAACGAACGGCAGCGCTTCGCGCAGGTTACCTTCCAGCAGCATTCGCAGCAGGAGAATCAGGCCGGAAAGCGGGATCAGGCTGTTGCCCAACGTCAATTCGACCCCAGGCGCCATCGGCAATACCAAGAGCGGCATCGTAATCAGTACGAGCGGCATCAGGTAATACTGTCCCTCCTTGCTGCTGCGGGCGAAGACGGCCAATGCCAGGCAAAGCGCACTAAAGAGCGCCGAGACGGGAACTAGGGCCAGAATCAGCCAGACCAGCGTCCCCAGCGGCGGGAGCCCGGCAGGAATGCCCGCTGCCCCGAGGCCGACCGCCTGTCGCATCACTAAAAGTCCTGTCACTCCAAGGCTAGCCATATTCAAGAGCGACGTGGCCATGCTGAAGAGCATCACGGCCAGCAGCTTGCCGGTAACGATTTCGGAGCGCTCGGCCGGGCTGCAGAGCAGCGTTTCCAAGGTGCCGCGTTCCTTTTCGCCGGCGCAGAGGTCGATCGCCGGATAAAACGCCCCGGTCAGCGCCCAGATCAAGAGCACGAACGGCAGGATCTTCGACCAGACGGCCGCCTGCCGCTGTGTCGAATCCGCCACGTCGGTCGAGGTGACGTTGAATGGCCTGGCCGCGGTCTCCGGCACGTTGCTATCGCGCAAGGTTTGCGCGCCGACGGCCGTCTGCCATTTGCCGATTACCTGCGAGACCCTCGCAAATGCAATTTGTGATTTTTCCTTCGCCGAGTTGTAATACAGTTCGGGCGACGGCACGTCGAGCGCCGGCGCAGCCCGCTTCACGGAACTCTCGGCTCGATGCACGAGTTCCTGGCGAAACTGCTCCAAGCGGCTGGAAAAATCGGCGGGGAAGTACACGACGACGTCATAATCCGCGTCGTGTATGCGCCGGCGGATTTCACCCGCCGATTTCGCCGGATCATCCGAAAGATGCAGGTCGTCCGGTGACTGAACGTCCAGATCGAGCAGGTCCCGCTTCAATCCGTCGCCAGCCCATTGCCCGTTGAAACGGTATTTGCGCTCCCGATGAGAATTTTGGTCCTGGCCGCCCTTTCCCTTGGCGACCGGTTGAGCAACGCGCGGCACGTTCGCAGGTTGGTCTTTCTCTTCGGCCGTCGCGGGCTTCTCCTCAATAAGAGGCGGAAAGTTGGGAATCGGTTGAACGCCGACGAGCAGCACTTTCGTCGGATGTTCTTGCAGGAATTGGGCCACTTGCAAGAAGCTCATCCCCAACAGCGGATAGAGTAAGACCGGCAGCACCGCGATCATGAACAGCGTG of the Pirellulales bacterium genome contains:
- a CDS encoding ABC transporter permease subunit/CPBP intramembrane protease, whose translation is MNWNTVKLIWLREVRDQLRDRRTLFMIAVLPVLLYPLLGMSFLQVAQFLQEHPTKVLLVGVQPIPNFPPLIEEKPATAEEKDQPANVPRVAQPVAKGKGGQDQNSHRERKYRFNGQWAGDGLKRDLLDLDVQSPDDLHLSDDPAKSAGEIRRRIHDADYDVVVYFPADFSSRLEQFRQELVHRAESSVKRAAPALDVPSPELYYNSAKEKSQIAFARVSQVIGKWQTAVGAQTLRDSNVPETAARPFNVTSTDVADSTQRQAAVWSKILPFVLLIWALTGAFYPAIDLCAGEKERGTLETLLCSPAERSEIVTGKLLAVMLFSMATSLLNMASLGVTGLLVMRQAVGLGAAGIPAGLPPLGTLVWLILALVPVSALFSALCLALAVFARSSKEGQYYLMPLVLITMPLLVLPMAPGVELTLGNSLIPLSGLILLLRMLLEGNLREALPFVPPVVLVTLVCCRVAMRWAADQFNKENVLFRESERWDMRLWLKHLWRDRGETPTLGAAVFCGVLILIVQFFIGLLLASNQKLDFAGAVGLALVSQLVPIAAPVALLTWFLTRSPRKTLLLRRPAPAAILAALAMAVAVHPVASALQMLLEELYPAGRTAEALGEILKLFQQAPAWWIPLLVIAILPAFCEEFAFRGFILSGLRHSGSKWRAIVISSLFFGISHQVLQQSLVAFAVGMLIGYIAVQSGSIWPGLVFHATYNSLGWLQFVWNKEIDRILQEQPALAWSLLFVGAVIVLWLANWFGKLDYQPTKEEQLQESIEKEAAGALHM